A window of Juglans regia cultivar Chandler chromosome 7, Walnut 2.0, whole genome shotgun sequence contains these coding sequences:
- the LOC109009007 gene encoding serine/threonine-protein kinase rio2, whose protein sequence is MKLDVNALRYLSKDDFRVLTAVEMGMRNHEIVPTELVDSISSLKHGGTYKVLKNLLKHKLLHHDSSKYDGFRLTYLGYDFLAIKTMVNRGVFVAVGRQIGVGKESDIFEVATEDGTVLAMKLHRLGRVSFRAVKSKRDYLRHRTSYNWLYLSRLAALKEFAFMKALEEHSFPVPHAVDCNRHCVIMSLVQGYPLVQVKQLQNPDMVFERIIGLVVRMAEHGLIHCDFNEFNIMIDDDEKVTMIDFPQMVSMDHRNAQMYFDRDVECIFKFFRKRFNLSFEESPDENDGSEVDTDESGRPRFSSIAKGVGFLDKELAASGFTRKDQEDIEKFIEGGIEKDVDSSDEESEDGGRNSDSELNKSDINGVDSLHLLDQQGQTIHCDEEARVEENQENSETGQSQTSVPECPDASDKEEENETMNNNDAELTKRLRKQNRRVIASVRGGRKSLASRNSYKDKGGSSSRNSKVQRQMSGW, encoded by the exons ATGAAGCTGGACGTGAACGCCTTGAGATATCTCTCTAAGGATGATTTCAGAGTTCTCACCGCGGTCGAAATGGGAATGCGCAAT CATGAAATTGTGCCTACAGAACTCGTGGACAGCATATCCTCTCTCAA ACACGGGGGTACTTACAAAGTCTTGAAGAATCTGCTAAAGCATAAGCTCTTGCATCATGACTCCTCCAAAT ATGATGGGTTTCGGCTCACCTACCTGGGTTATGATTTTCTTGCTATTAAGACCATGGTTAACCGAGGAGTTTTTGTGGCTGTTGGTCGTCAAATTGGGGTTGGAAAAGAGTCTG ATATCTTTGAGGTTGCCACTGAAGATGGTACAGTCCTAGCAATGAAGTTGCACAGACTCGGTAGAGTTTCTTTTAGAGCTGTTAAATCTAAGCGTGACTATTTGAGGCATCGTACTAGTTATAATTGGCTGTATCTGTCTCGGCTTGCTGCACTCAAAGAGTTTGCTTTTATGAAG GCTTTGGAAGAACACAGTTTTCCTGTTCCACATGCTGTGGACTGTAATAGGCATTGTGTGATTATGTCACTCGTCCAAGGTTACCCTCT TGTCCAGGTTAAGCAATTGCAAAATCCAGATATGGTTTTTGAAAGGATCATTGGTCTTGTTGTTCGTATGGCAGAACATGGCCTCATTCACTGTGACTTCAACGAATTCAATATTATG ATAGATGATGATGAGAAGGTCACCATGATTGATTTTCCACAAATGGTATCTATGGACCATCGTAATGCACAGAT GTACTTTGATCGTGATGTTGAATGCATCTTCAAGTTTTTCAGAAAGAG GTTCAACCTATCTTTTGAAGAAAGCCCAGATGAAAATGATGGTTCAGAGGTAGACACGGATGAAAGTGGCAGGCCTCGCTTTTCTTCAATAGCAAAAGGTGTTGGTTTTCTAGACAAGGAACTTGCAGCTAGTGGATTTACTAGAAAGGATCAAGAAGACATTGAGAAG TTCATTGAAGGAGGGATTGAAAAGGATGTGGATTCAAGCGATGAAGAAAGTGAGGATGGTGGACGCAATTCTGACTCTGAGTTAAATAAATCTGATATCAATGGTGTTGATTCTCTGCACTTGCTAGAtcag CAAGGGCAGACAATTCACTGTGATGAAGAAGCCAGAGTAGAGGAGAACcaagaaaattctgaaacagGTCAAAGTCAAACCAGTGTACCTGAATGTCCAGATGCGAGTGACAAG GAGGAAGAGAACGAGACTATGAACAATAATGATGCTGAATTGACAAAGCGTTTGAGAAAGCAAAATCGACGAGTCATAGCATCAGTGCGTGGAGGACGGAAGAGTCTTGCCTCCAGAAACAGCTACAAAGACAAGGGTGGCAGTTCTTCTCGAAATTCCAAAGTCCAGAGACAAATGAGCGGCTGGTGA